In Nicotiana tabacum cultivar K326 chromosome 11, ASM71507v2, whole genome shotgun sequence, a single window of DNA contains:
- the LOC107832764 gene encoding uncharacterized protein LOC107832764: MLKQIQLNIPLIDALREMPGYTKMMKDLMFHKFDFQDLVTVKLTQTYSAIMTRPIAEKLSDLGSFTIPCTIGSYAFAKALCDLGASINLMPLAIYRKLDFVIQDCQVDQEIPIILGMPFLDKGRDMIDCETGELKMRLNNKEITFNVQKSMQRPNEFANCSLIEAVDVIMEEANEALNAKDPLAACLTNIEEVNGEDLAEWVLALEGQEYCKRELEFKSLHLEERKTPPAKPSIEELPQLELKPLPYHLRDAFLGPKSTSAIIISSGLLDV, from the exons ATGTTAAAGCAAATTCAGTTAAACATTCCTCTAATTGATGCTTTGAGGGAGATGCCCGGTTatacaaaaatgatgaaggacttgatgtttCACAAGTTTGACTTTCAAGACTTGGTAACTGTGAAATTGACTCAGACTTATAGTGCTATTATGACAAGACCTATAGCGGAGAAGCTATCCGACCTTGGCAGCTTCACAATTCCATGCACCATAGGTAGCTATGCATTCGCGAAAGCATTGTGTGACTTGGGGGCGAGCATTAATTTGATGCCATTGGCTATCTATAGAAAGTTAG ATTTTGTCATTCAGGACTGCCAGGTTGATcaggagattcccataattttgggaatgCCGTTCTTGGACAAAGGAAGAGATAtgattgattgtgaaactggggagctGAAAATGAGGctaaataacaaagaaataacaTTTAATGTTCAAAAGTCTATGCAGCGACCCAATGAGTTTGCAAATTGCTCTTTGATAGAAGCTGTGGATGTGATCATGGAGGAAGCTAATGAGGCACTTAATGCAAAAGACCCTCTAGCAGCTTGCCTCACGAACATAGAAGAGGTAAATGGTGAGGACTTGGCGGAGTGGGTGTTGGCTCTTGAAGGCCAAGAATACTGCAAAAGAGAGCTCGAATTCAAGTCTttacacttagaagaaagaaagacccctccagctaagccatcgatCGAAGAGCTACCACAGTTAGAACTGAAACCACTACCATATCACCTCAGGGatgctttcttgggacctaaATCAACTTCAGCCattattatctcatctggtttgttagatgtgtaG